A stretch of Numenius arquata chromosome 11, bNumArq3.hap1.1, whole genome shotgun sequence DNA encodes these proteins:
- the ISLR gene encoding immunoglobulin superfamily containing leucine-rich repeat protein: MENKKAQGTGRGRRSPTRAEATGGPVFHPSRGTRASGLRPPEAAGGRMRPLLCCLGLAALLGPCLACPSACSCSTKKNGRLLAECAYKDLQEVPEGLSSNVTILTLSANRIGWLGQGSFAEVPEVQSLWLGYNQIGVVEPGAFALLVHLKNLDLSHNKIADFPWQDLRNLSGLQILKMNNNRLAGLPWDAFRSLKDLRSLWLNDNELTTLAEGTFDHLPSLSQLQIFNNPFNCSCKVFWLKKWTEKTSVSITKGGSTLCVAPSRLKGRAVTDIPDHHCIAPSVQLTYLSNLDNTVMYDGLTLTLHCSVAGSPPPEIRWKIQTSSRRVEINGPNVARDGNVKQSQERFLVFKNGTMAIPNFRKEDEGIYTCLAVNDVGMRDVSVNVALAGSENPAEDLLQDDPQASHLGGRSCYKGDEMDPSGAGEKLVIVYHMPRESKSRSGGVVPQVHLGTLLLALGIVLCC; encoded by the exons ATGGAAAACAAAAAGGCccaggggacggggaggggaaggagaagcccGACGAGGGCCGAGGCAACCGGCGGTCCCGTTTTCCACCCTTCCAGAGGAACGAGGGCGAGCGGGCTCCGTCCGCCCGAAGCTGCCG GAGGAAGGATGAggcccctgctctgctgcctggggctggctgCGCTCCTGGGGCCCTGCCTGGCCTGTCCCagtgcctgctcctgctccaccaAGAAGAACGGGCGGCTGTTGGCTGAGTGCGCCTACAAGGATCTGCAGGAGGTACCCGAGGGGTTGTCTTCCAACGTGACCATCCTCACTTTGTCGGCCAACAGGATCGGCTGGTTGGGGCAGGGCTCCTTCGCCGAGGTGCCCGAAGTGCAGTCGCTGTGGTTGGGCTACAACCAGATTGGGGTGGTGGAACCGGGAGCTTTCGCCTTGTTGGTGCACCTGAAGAACCTGGACCTGAGCCACAACAAGATAGCAGATTTCCCCTGGCAGGACCTCCGTAACCTCAGTGGGCTGCAGATCCTGAAGATGAACAACAACCGCCTGGCCGGGCTGCCCTGGGACGCTTTCCGGTCCTTGAAGGACCTGCGCTCCCTCTGGCTCAACGACAATGAGTTGACCACCTTGGCCGAGGGCACCTTTGATCACCTGccctccctgtcccagctgcagATCTTCAACAACCCCTTCAACTGCTCCTGCAAGGTCTTCTGGCTGAAGAAGTGGACTGAGAAGACCTCCGTCTCCATCACCAAGGGGGGGTCTACCCTGTGTGTGGCTCCCAGCAGGCTGAAGGGCAGGGCGGTGACGGACATCCCCGACCACCACTGCATTGCCCCCTCCGTGCAGCTCACCTACCTCTCCAACCTGGACAACACCGTCATGTACGATGGCCTCACCCTGACCCTGCACTGCAGCGTGGCGGGCAGCCCTCCACCAGAGATCAGGTGGAAGATCCAGACCTCTAGCCGCCGTGTGGAGATCAACGGGCCCAACGTGGCGCGGGATGGAAACGTCAAGCAGAGCCAAGAGCGCTTCTTGGTCTTCAAGAATGGCACCATGGCCATCCCCAACTTCCGCAAGGAGGATGAAGGCATCTACACCTGCCTTGCTGTCAATGATGTGGGCATGAGGGATGTCTCGGTCAATGTGGCCTTGGCTGGGTCGGAGAATCCAGCTGAAGACCTGCTCCAAGATGACCCCCAAGCCAGCCACCTCGGGGGTCGGAGCTGCTACAAGGGGGATGAAATGGATCCCTCTGGTGCTGGAGAAAAGCTGGTGATCGTTTACCACATGCCAAGGGAGTCAAAGAGCAGGTCTGGAGGAGTGGTGCCCCAGGTCCACCTGGGGACCCTCCTGCTGGCTTTGGGCATCGTGCTCTGCTGTTAA
- the LOC141470267 gene encoding immunoglobulin superfamily containing leucine-rich repeat protein 2-like: protein MAPLLSLWLVALLGLARACPEPCACVDKYAHQFADCAYKDLQVVPTGLPSNVTTLSLSANKITSLQRRSFVEVTQVTSLWLAHNEIRSIEPGTFAILVQLKNLDISHNQIVDFPWQDLYNLSALQLLKMNNNHMALVPQGAFHTLKDLRSLRINNNKFTSLAEGIFDSLSSLSHLQIYNNPFECSCKLQWLKKWMDSTLISIPEKDSITCALPEQLRGVPVGKIPDMQCTSPTVQLTYYPNLDTTELFDGFTLTLHCAVTGTPPPEVSWKIRTSSQTLELNGNPKESAGKDLPKQDPERFLVFKNGTLLIPHLSKREEGTYTCLATNEMGSNQTSVNVAVAGTQKYPLQPKRDPLGGKAQPGDKKPGAKGAKNSVLMPDERNKPLDPTRQSQPSSAAGTESTGDGQVPFQLPPFEKKCGSTQTSKYISNHAFNQSGDFKQHTFDLGVIALDVSERDARVQLTPTYMQPEKVHLRMLYLCQESSQGHALVQWSKIEEGVNSYWFQGLNPGTNYSVCLTYLGEDCQVQVVFTTKKEIPSLIIIVVVSIFLLVLATLPLMGATWCHLLSKYQGKTYKLIMKAQNPDQMEKHMAADFDPRASYLESEKNYNPSEVGEADVEEEDDEEEDDDEGGRRRRRREAEGAPELEREESVAASSMAESQSKANGEEFEVRSEYSDKLPLGAEAVTISQEINGNYRQRPR from the coding sequence ATGGCCCCGCTGCTGTCCCTGTGGCTGGTGGCCCTGCTCGGCCTGGCCCGGGCGTGCCCCGAGCCCTGCGCCTGCGTGGACAAGTACGCCCACCAGTTTGCCGACTGCGCCTACAAGGATCTTCAAGTGGTGCCCACCGGGTTGCCTTCCAACGTGACCACCCTCAGCCTCTCGGCCAACAAGATCACCTCGCTGCAGCGGCGTTCCTTCGTGGAAGTGACCCAGGTCACCTCCCTCTGGTTGGCACACAACGAGATCCGCTCTATCGAGCCCGGTACCTTTGCCATCCTGGTGCAGCTGAAAAACCTCGACATCAGCCACAACCAGATCGTGGACTTCCCCTGGCAGGACCTCTACAACCTCAGCGCTCTCCAGCTGCTCAAGATGAACAATAACCACATGGCTTTGGTCCCTCAGGGGGCTTTCCACACCCTGAAGGATCTCCGGTCCCTACGCATCAACAATAACAAGTTCACTAGCCTTGCAGAGGGAATCTTCGACTCGCTTAGTTCCCTCTCCCACCTGCAGATCTACAACAACCCCTTCGAGTGCTCGTGCAAGCTCCAGTGGTTGAAGAAGTGGATGGACAGCACGCTCATCTCCATCCCTGAGAAGGATTCCATCACTTGTGCCCTCCCGGAGCAGCTCCGAGGAGTGCCGGTGGGGAAGATCCCAGACATGCAGTGCACCTCGCCTACCGTACAGCTCACCTATTACCCCAACCTGGACACCACGGAGCTCTTTGATGGGTTCACCCTGACGCTGCACTGTGCTGTGACGGGCACCCCACCACCCGAAGTGAGCTGGAAGATCCGCACCTCCAGCCAAACTCTGGAGCTCAATGGCAACCCGAAGGAAAGCGCTGGGAAGGACCTCCCCAAACAGGACCCTGAGCGCTTCTTGGTCTTCAAGAATGGCACGTTGCTGATTCCCCACCTGAGCAAGCGGGAAGAAGGCACCTACACCTGCCTGGCCACCAACGAAATGGGGAGCAACCAGACCTCAGTCAACGTGGCGGTGGCGGGCACCCAGAAATACCCACTGCAGCCCAAGAGGGACCCACTGGGAGGTAAAGCACAGCCAGGTGACAAGAAGCCTGGGGCCAAGGGAGCAAAGAACAGTGTGCTCATGCCAGATGAAAGGAACAAACCCCTCGATCCCACCCGGCAGAGCCAACCATCCTCGGCAGCTGGGACAGAGTCCACGGGAGATGGGCAAGTCCCTTTCCAGCTTCCACCCTTTGAGAAGAAGTGTGGCTCCACGCAAACCAGCAAGTACATTTCCAACCACGCCTTCAACCAGAGTGGTGACTTCAAGCAGCACACGTTCGACCTGGGGGTGATCGCTTTAGACGTGTCAGAGCGTGATGCCCGGGTACAGCTCACACCCACCTACATGCAGCCCGAGAAGGTCCACCTCAGGATGctctacctgtgccaggagagcaGCCAGGGCCACGCCTTAGTCCAGTGGTCCAAGATCGAGGAAGGGGTGAACTCGTACTGGTTCCAGGGCTTGAACCCTGGCACCAACTACTCCGTGTGTCTCACCTACCTGGGGGAGGACTGCCAGGTCCAAGTGGTCTTCACGACCAAAAAAGAGATCCCCTCCCTCATCATCATCGTGGTTGTGAGCATCTTCTTGCTGGTGCTGGCCACCTTACCCCTGATGGGGGCCACATGGTGCCACCTCCTCTCCAAGTACCAAGGGAAGACCTACAAGCTCATCATGAAGGCCCAGAACCCGGACCAGATGGAGAAGCACATGGCTGCCGACTTTGACCCCCGTGCCTCCTACCTGGAGTCTGAGAAGAACTACAATCCCAGTGAGGTGGGGGAAGCGGACGtggaggaagaagatgatgaggaggaggatgacgatGAAGGAggcaggcggaggaggaggagagaagccgaAGGGGCTCCGGAGTTGGAGCGAGAGGAAAGCGTGGCAGCCAGCTCCATGGCGGAGTCGCAATCCAAAGCCAATGGCGAGGAGTTCGAGGTCCGCTCCGAGTACAGTGACAAGCTGCCGCTGGGCGCCGAGGCTGTCACCATCTCCCAGGAGATCAACGGCAACTACCGGCAGCGTCCCCGCTGA
- the LOC141470440 gene encoding protein PML-like, with translation MPDSPAAPRPPGPDPPADGDSTAVPLDMGPQQGTPPCSSPSHPPAEEDDFQFICCEGCRKESPNLKLLTCLHTLCLDCLSEMKPVGQCPICRMAIPQASGIPDMDNLLFTNLQARLSIYKKISDSSGPSCSRCQGETAAVWCSECEELLCTKCFDDHQWFFKKRSHEAKRVEELRADSAHRFLEDTRKSSNLFCSSPGHANQGHISSIYCKTCKRALCCSCALLDSHHAPFCDIPSETRRRQEELGTIRRRLQQKRRGLEATYAGLQDEAARLERGRQEMRELIRQRVEQLVGLVRREEEELLGLVEAGQEQGRRELARELERVEGVLRRMEAGERLVEKMNLYATEQEVMDMQPFIKDSLEELQRLQPPAVGDRTQPGDLAECRARLQVLEERVMGHPDTNSQAVPVIEVAPENNLQEEPVEPKNQSILPTFTISLKEMHTSSALPVTAWPKRTSPCMERGSQMSPKLLKLECDSMPVPSDPSSNQWDGRRGPSTSTLSQNCSPAATNHADDAEDTSIVISSSEDSSEEDTAASSKPKASRKPCSPTWSESGTSPHCSTGPTSPWDKSEPSTLVFLSLKVDQKTHQITEVAAVNGEHTFKTLIQTPESVLTLLFQGVSIEVGMQNLLWYLSLIPRPILITYNFWAPELPALFKALDATGRKVDFCHIVAGYVDMLSLMKEKLPKAPSYRLKNLLRRHVQQQLNEGSALATAKALQDLWGALELPVQPAAEVVLTHCNLQSYTILWPLVQEKLLTRRVAKILAQRNIILWEVEKA, from the exons ATGCCCgacagccccgccgccccccggccgcccggccccgACCCCCCAGCAG ATGGAGATAGCACTGCTGTCCCCCTGGACATGGGACCCCAGCAGGGTACACCCCCATGCTCCTCTCCGTCCCACCCACCCGCCGAGGAGGATGACTTCCAGTTCATCTGCTGCGAAGGCTGCCGGAAGGAGTCGCCCAACCTCAAGCTCCTCACCTGCCTCCACACCTTGTGCCTCGATTGCCTGAGCGAGATGAAGCCCGTGGGGCAGTGTCCCATCTGCCGGATGGCCATCCCGCAGGCCAGTGGCATCCCCGACATGGACAACCTGCTCTTCACCAACCTGCAGGCCAGGCTCAGCATCTACAAGAAGATCAGTGACAGCAGTGGCCCCAGCTGCAGCCGGTGCCAGGGGGAAACGGCAGCAGTGTGGTGCTCGGAGTGCGAGGAGCTCCTCTGCACCAAGTGCTTTGATGACCACCAGTGGTTCTTCAAGAAGAGGAGCCATGAGGCCAAGAGGGTGGAGGAGCTTCGCGCGGACTCAGCCCATCGGTTCCTGGAAGACACCAGAAAGTCCTCCAACCTCTTTTGCTCCAGTCCTGGTCACGCCAACCAGGGCCACATCTCCAG caTCTACTGCAAGACGTGCAAGAGggctctgtgctgctcctgcGCGCTGCTGGACAGCCATCACGCCCCCTTCTGCGACATCCCCAGCGAGACCCGGCGccggcaggaggagctgggcaccATCCGCCGGCGtctgcagcagaagagaagggGCTTGGAGGCCACCTATGCGGGGCTGCAGGACGAAGCCGCCCGGCTGGAGCGGGGCCGGCAGGAGATGCGGGAGCTGATCCGTCAGCGCGTGgagcagctggtggggctggtgcgtcgggaggaagaggagctgctggggctggtggaagctgggcaggagcagggccgGCGTGAGCTGGCAAGGGAGCTGGAGCGGGTGGAAGGGGTGCTGCGGCGTATGGAGGCAGGTGAGCGGCTGGTGGAGAAGATGAACCTCTACGCCACCGAGCAGGAGGTGATGGACATGCAGCCCTTCATCAAGGACTCACTGGAGGAGCTGCAACGGCTGCAGCCACCGGCGGTCGGGGACCGAACGCAGCCCGGGGACTTGGCCGAGTGTCGAGCCAGGCTGCAGGTGCTGGAGGAGCGTGTCATGGGGCACCCAG ATACTAATTCCCAAGCCGTCCCCGTGATCGAGGTGGCTCCAGAGAACAACCTG CAAGAGGAGCCAGTCGAGCCCAAGAACCAGAGCATCTTGCCCACCTTCACCATCAGCCTCAAGGAGATGCACACAAGCTCG gctctCCCCGTCACCGCGTGGCCCAAGCGGACGTCACCCTGCATGGAAAGGGGCAGCCAGATGTCACCCAAGCTGCTGAAGCTGGAGTGTGACAGCATGCCAGTCCCCAGCGATCCCAGTTCAAACCAGTGGGATGGCAGAAGGGGGCCCAGCACCTCCACACTGAGCCAGAactgcagccctgctgccaccaACCACGCTGATGATGCAG AAGATACCAGCATCGTCATCAGCAGCTCAGAGGACAGCTCGGAGGAAGACACGGCG GCCTCCAGCAAGCCCAAGGCCAGCAGaaagccctgcagccccacatGGTCTGAGAGCGGCACCTCGCCCCACTGCAGCACTggccccaccagcccctgggaCAAGTCAGAGCCGAGCACCTTGGTGTTCCTCAGCTTGAAGGTTGACCAGAAAA CCCATCAGATCACAGAGGTGGCAGCAGTCAATGGAGAGCACACCTTCAAGACGCTGATTCAGACACCCGAGTCGGTGCTGACGCTGCTTTTCCAGGGCGTCTCCATTGAGGTGGGGATGCAGAACCTGCTCTGGTACCTCTCCCTGATCCCCAGGCCCATCCTCATCACCTATAACTTCTGGGCACCAGAGCTGCCTGCTCTCTTTAAAGCCCTGGATGCCACAGGCAGGAAAGTGGATTTCTGCCACATTGTGGCTGGTTACGTGGATATGTTGTCCTTGATGAAGGAAAAGCTGCCCAAGGCCCCTTCCTACAGGCTAAAGAATCTGCTGAGAAGGCATGTGCAGCAGCAACTCAACGAGGGCAGCGCGCTGGCCACGGCCAAGGCCTTGCAGGACCTTTGGGGAGCCCTGGAGCTCCCTGTTCAACCTGCCGCAGAGGTGGTGCTCACCCACTGCAACCTGCAGAGCTACACCATCCTGTGGCCCCTGGTGCAGGAGAAGCTGCTCACCAGGAGGGTGGCCAAGATCCTGGCCCAGCGCAACATCATCCTCTGGGAGGTGGAGAAGGCATGA
- the STOML1 gene encoding stomatin-like protein 1 codes for MFSRSGYQALPLGDFDRFQQSSIGLYGAQKGFFSFGSKQDPLGPAGNTADSSQGWLSWICHGIITSLVFLLMVVTFPISGWFALKIVPTYERMIIFRLGRIRAPQGPGMVLLLPFIDHWQRVDLRTRAFNVPPCKLTSKDGAVISMGADVQFRVWDPVLSVMMVKDLIATTRMTAQNAMTKTLGKKSLREIQVEKLRIGEQLLLEINDMTKSWGLEVDRVELSMEAVLQPPRENPVGPLATVPPMAGLQGLDGTIQQLAAHFFSNTLALAGSKTGAPEADSVETVNEVETPTAPLLPTAGSTWRKPSADELLLAVEPVLSEALVTQVGASYQVNIVLPNGTWSTYFIDLSSGSGRAGRGVPEGSPDVVLEVAEKDLQDLFLGDLRPLSAYMSGKLQVKGDLHLALKLEELVKAMKQHR; via the exons ATGTTCAGCCGGTCGGGATACCAGGCCCTTCCCTTGGGAGACTTTGACCGCTTCCAGCAGTCCAGCATCGGGCTCTACGGTGCCCAGAAGGGCTTCTTCTCCTTTGGATCCAAGCAAGATCCTCTGGGGCCGGCTGGGAATACCGCAG ACTCTTCCCAGGGTTGGTTGTCCTGGATCTGCCATGGGATTATCACCTCCTTGGTCTTCTTGCTGATGGTTGTCACCTTCCCTATCTCAGGATGGTTTGCCTTGAAG ATCGTGCCCACCTACGAGCGAATGATCATCTTCCGCCTGGGTCGCATCCGGGCACCACAAGGACCCGGCatggtcctgctgctgcccttcatCGATCACTGGCAGCGTGTGGACCTGAGGACGAGGGCCTTCAACGTGCCCCCCTGCAAG ctgacctccaaggatggggcggTCATCTCCATGGGTGCTGATGTCCAATTCCGGGTGTGGGACCCCGTGTTGTCCGTCATGATGGTGAAGGACCTCATTGCGACCACCCGGATGACAGCGCAGAACGCCATGACCAAGACATTGGGGAAGAAGAGCCTCCGTGAGATCCAGGTGGAGAAGCTGAGGATtggggagcagctgctg ctggagaTTAACGACATGACCAAGTCCTGGGGCCTGGAGGTGGACAGGGTGGAGCTAAGCATGGAAGCTGTGCTGCAGCCACCCCGGGAGAACCCGGTGGGCCCTCTGGCCACTGTGCCACCCATggctgggctgcaggggctggatgGCACCATTCAGCAGCTGGCTGCCCACTTCTTCAGCAACACCCTGGCTCTGGCAGGCAGCAAGACCGGCGCTCCGGAGGCAG ACAGTGTGGAGACAGTGAACGAGGTGGAGACTCCCaccgctcccctcctccccaccgctgGCAGCACCTGGAGAAAGCCCAGTGCAGACGAACTGCTTTTGGCAGTAGAGCCCGTCCTCTCCGAGGCCCTGGTCACCCAGGTGGGAGCATCGTACCAGGTCAACATTGTCCTGCCCAACGGCACATGGAGCACCTACTTCATAGACCTCTCCTCAG GCAGCGGGCGGGCTGGCCGAGGTGTGCCCGAGGGCAGCCCCGACGTCGTTCTGGAGGTGGCGGAGAAAGACCTGCAGGACCTCTTCTTGGGCGACCTGCGCCCCTTGAGTGCCTACATGAGCGGGAAGCTGCAGGTGAAGGGTGACCTGCACCTCGCCCTGAAGCTGGAGGAGCTCGTCAAGGCAATGAAACAGCATAGATAG
- the LOC141470100 gene encoding protein PML-like: MAGRDPGPRLLEDDFPFILCEDCQKESPNLKLLTCLHTLCLSCVRKNKSVGQCPICRTAIPQASSIPNMDNMLFTSLQARLETYKKIVDGVDLFCGNCKKAGEFWCPECEEFLCTRCFEAHQHYLKRESHKAMRVMDIKAGSAKDFLKGTRKTSNLCCPNPTHKSQVVSIYCKTCKRALCCSCALLDSHHAPFCDIPSETRRRQEELGTIRRRLQQKRRGLEATYAGLQDEAARLERGRQEMRELIRQRVEQLVGLVRREEEELLGLVEAGQEQGRRELARELERVEGVLRRMEAGERLVEKMNLYATEQEVMDMQPFIKDSLEELQRLQLLAVGDRMQPRDFVECRTKLQALEDRIMGHPGTSDPQHDSPSDDDSTMILDLEPPREHCQPHGGHPAGMSAHHKPCAPMPDSSSSREHVCPDEGGDMSPTQPIPPALLMQRDEEAEKDSGSAHGDTVPLPRSIQDSLASLQQDFGGWARSNMQQADELLKIGDRLLRAQLRANRHLVSVTQEIRAVSRSMATITSAVGPLLQPVASPREPLTTDVDWPSLPSDLLELFPPSTPQEHGPLVPVATMVLSPSRPSPAAPSASPARSEPHSPASKGEGPKSKGKCGGKPSTRLRKRRKK; the protein is encoded by the exons ATGGCCGGCCGCGACCCCGGCCCCCGG ctcCTAGAAGACGACTTCCCGTTCATTCTTTGTGAGGACTGCCAGAAGGAATCGCCCAACCTCAAGCTCCTCACCTGCCTCCATACCTTGTGCCTCAGCTGCGTGAGGAAGAACAAGTCTGTGGGACAGTGCCCCATCTGCCGGACGGCCATCCCGcaggccagcagcatccccaaCATGGACAACATGCTCTTCACCAGTCTGCAGGCCAGGCTTGAGACCTACAAGAAGATCGTTGATGGAGTTGACTTGTTCTGCGGCAACTGCAAGAAAGCCGGCGAGTTCTGGTGTCCTGAGTGTGAGGAGTTCCTCTGCACCAGGTGCTTTGAGGCCCACCAGCACTACCTGAAGAGGGAGAGCCACAAAGCCATGAGGGTGATGGACATCAAAGCAGGGTCTGCTAAGGACTTCCTCAAGGGCACCAGGAAGACCAGTAACTTGTGCTGCCCCAACCCAACCCACAAGAGCCAGGTTGTAAG CATCTACTGCAAGACGTGCAAGAGggctctgtgctgctcctgcGCGCTGCTGGACAGCCATCACGCCCCCTTCTGCGACATCCCCAGCGAGACCCGGCGccggcaggaggagctgggcaccATCCGCCGGCGtctgcagcagaagagaagggGCTTGGAGGCCACCTATGCGGGGCTGCAGGACGAAGCCGCCCGGCTGGAGCGGGGCCGGCAGGAGATGCGGGAGCTGATCCGTCAGCGCGTGgagcagctggtggggctggtgcgtcgggaggaagaggagctgctggggctggtggaagctgggcaggagcagggccgGCGTGAGCTGGCAAGGGAGCTGGAGCGGGTGGAAGGGGTGCTGCGGCGTATGGAGGCAGGTGAGCGGCTGGTGGAGAAGATGAACCTCTACGCCACCGAGCAGGAAGTGATGGACATGCAGCCCTTCATCAAGGACTCGCTGGAGGAGCTGCAGCGGCTGCAGCTGCTGGCGGTCGGGGACCGAATGCAGCCCAGGGATTTCGTTGAGTGCAGAACCAAGCTGCAGGCACTGGAGGACCGCATCATGGGGCACCCAG gTACCTCTGATCCCCAGCATGACTCCCCGTCCGATGATGATTCCACCATGATCCTTGACCTCGAGCCTCCCAGGGAGCATTGCCAACCACATGGAGGTCACCCCGCAGGGATGTCTGCCCACCACAAGCCCTGTGCCCCCATGCCAgactcctccagcagcagagaacACGTGTGTCCAGACGAGGGAGGGGATATGTCCCCCACCCAACCCATACCTCCAGCCCTTCTGATGCAGAGGGatgaagaagcagagaaagacTCGGGATCAGCCCATGGGGACACTGTGCCTCTTCCCAGGAGCATCCAGGACTCTCTGGCCTCCCTGCAGCAAGATTTCGGTGGCTGGGCCAGGTCCAACATGCAGCAAgcggatgagctcctgaagatcggcgaTCGCCTCCTGCGAGCTCAGCTCAGGGCAAACAGGCACCTGGTGTCCGTGACCCAGGAGATCCGGGCCGTGTCCCGCTCCATGGCCACcatcacctctgctgtgggaCCCTTGCTGCAGCCCGTGGCCAGCCCACGGGAGCCCCTCACCACAGACGTGGACTGGCcatcgctgccctctgacctgcTGGAGTTattcccccccagcaccccgcagGAGCATGGACCGCTGGTCCCAGTGGCTACCATGGTCCTTTCCCCCAGCAGACCCTCTCCTGCCGccccctctgccagcccagcacGCTCAgagccccacagcccagcctccAAGGGGGAGGGCCCCAAATCCAAGGGCAAGTGTGGTGGGAAGCCCAGCACCAGACTTCGGAAGCGGAGGAAGAAGTGA